The Coffea arabica cultivar ET-39 chromosome 6e, Coffea Arabica ET-39 HiFi, whole genome shotgun sequence genome contains the following window.
ATTTTATTAGTTTACTGAATGGATAATGCTAAAGTTGGAGTAGGAcctaacttttctttttttattattattattttggaaAATGTGGTTTTTCgtttgccaatttttttttttttgatataatgAGCATTTTTAGCTTAGAAAGTCTGCCTATAATGTTTTTAGTTCTCATAAAGCTGTGTCAGCTGTCAGAGTTTTGCTTGTAATTTTAGTTGATTGcaggtaaaaaggtgaatagtaccAGAGTCGTATTCAGAACTTAAAAATGGGGATTCTAGGGCATGCGTGACAACTATTGAAAAATTTCAAATAGTTCAGGCATATGAATTTGAGGAAATTAACCATTATTAACATGTGAAACCGCAAATATAATGTATTACTTCACGTAGTGCAAGAATGTTCTGAAAGGTTcaccttttcttgttttgagGGAAATAAATGAATAGAGCAAAATCAGGTTTTATGCTGGTTTATAGCATTAAATGTTTCCACAAGAATTGacttaaaaaagagaaaagcctGTGGAAGAGATTTAGATGAAGTGGAAATTGAGTCAGGAAGTTACCTACATGGCTCAACAACAATAATGCAATGAGGACTCTAGATTTCAGGGTACCTGTAAATTGGCTTTCTTTTCTACAGAGATTTCTGTCTAAGCTAGTTCATGCTTTCCATAGCGACATTACAGTTTTGTTTGTTCCTATATACACTTTGCAGTGTCGGCCTTCTCTTGCAGTAGTATTACTTTTGTTGATTTCGCTTATTGTCTTTAAACATGATTTCTGGCTAGCCAAAGCATATATATGTTGCATCTGCCTTTGGTATTATATGTCAATGTGTTTCAAGCTAATTTGAATTTGTTGGGCTACTCCCGGAACGATTATAAAGGCTGAAGAGTCTAACAAAGCATGCTAAAGAGCACTTCTTTTTCTCTGTCCCTTTGTGTGTGAAAGAGAAGGACAGATGAGTTTTAAAACAAAATGGAGCTTTTTATTAAGCAAGTGTAGCAACATCTAGATTTAACTGCTTGTTCCTGAATATTTGGCTATCATACTTTCTGTTAGTCTAACTTTTTGTTTCCCAAGTTTAGTGTAAGTAGACAACAGATCTTAGAAACTAGTGTTTTTTGTCACATTGGGGCTACCAAAGGCAACGTATATTTCCATATAATGTAGCCCACAAAACCTTTAgtatatcattttttttttccagttctcttaagaagaagaaaactcaTTGTAGTCTCATGTAATGGCATTTTAAAGAAAGAAGTTCATATGTTCTGCTTGTTACCTGCTTATGCTAATTTATGCATGTGATATATGCATTCTTCGTATGTGTGGACTATAAGAATTTGAGGTTTTGCTTTCTCCTCTGATGGCTAGTATTAGACATTGCAACATTAAACAAACTTACTTTCTTGTCAGTTATGGTTTGCTTGTCGTCTTTTTGACCTTTGAGTAATGTCTTTATGTTGAATCCATAGTTACATTGCTTGCATTATCATCTTAGCTGCTGCCATTTCCTTGGGTCTGACTAATAGTTGAgtaatttgttttatatttggcTATTTAAATACTCAAAAGGAAGTAAACTTGGCGCCAAGTTAGTGCATTATAGGACATTTGATAGCCCAATTACTGTGGCTACACCTGGAGAACCCTTTTAGCAGCTTTTTGAACTTCGTGACCTTTAGGAAAAGATTCTTCATGCCATGATTTGGCTATTGCAACCAATTGTCATAATATGGCAAGATGTTGCCACTGGGTGGATGTTAATGTGGGGGGATATTAAGTGGATCATTTTCATTGattgatttctttcttttagcTGCTATTTGTTACAAACTCAAGGTcatatttctttaaattcactGCACATTCAAGACTCGTGAGTATTATTTGCTTTCTTCAAATGTTTGGGTTTTTCCTTTCCGTCCTTGGTCCTTTTTCTGTTTGCCATTGTACCTTGCTAGCAATTCCATGAATGTACCATCAGTTGCTGCCTTAAGATGTTTATCAGTTGTTGCTTTCTTAACAAGCACCAGGATCACTTAGCTTTGCACCGTTTCTCCTTGCATCTTCAGGGTACAATCTTAGCTGCAGCTGGAGGTGGCAGTGCCTCAGTCAAGCTGTGGGATACAGTTAAATGGAAGGAGATAGCTACATTGTCAATCCCTCGTCCCGAAGGTTTGAAGCCCTCTGATAAAAGTGGCAACAAGAAGTTTGTTCTGTCAGTTGCCTGGAGCCTTGATGGAAGACACGTTGCTTGTGGTTCAATGGATGGAACCATCTCTGTTTTTGATGTAACACGAGCCAAATTTCTACATCACCTGGAAGGTCATTGCATGCCTGTTCGCTCCCTTGTATATTCACGTGTTGATTCTAGGGTACTATTCTCTGCTTCAGATGATGGCCATGTGCACGTGTATGATACTGAGGGGAAAACCTTGATAAGTACCATGTCGGGTCATTCAAGCTGGGTGTTAAGTTTGGATGCTTCTCCGGATGGAGCAGCAATTGCAACAGGCTCAAGTGACAAGACGGTTAGGCTGTGGGATTTGAAGATGAGAGCGGCTACACAGATACTTTCGAACCACAATGATCAGGTTTGGGCGGTTGCATTTGGACCACCAGGGTCCTCTCTGCTTGCAAGTGTATCTGATGACAAATGCATAGCATTTTATCAGTACTCTTGAGAATTGATTTTGCTCAAAGCACGGAGGATTAAAGCTTTATGTTAGTTGTTGAGTCCGCTCCACGTCGCTTGCTGTGATGATCAGATTGTATCATTAAACATATAGTTTGATATCCCAAAATTTTAGCTAACAAAATACAAATTCACTTGTGCAACCCGCGTAGCATCTCTTTCATTTATGCCTCCGCAACTAAGCGCCTTAATTCTGTCCTCGAATTTAGCCCCAATTGTTTTGCCATTGGGACGGGATAACAAGATAAACCCGTCATACAAAGAACGGCACTAGTCAAAttcttgcatttcttttaaCGTAATTTGGGAACTTTGATATGTCATAAGCAATCGGGTTAGAGTAAATTTAGCGTCAATTATGCTTGCTTACCTTCATTATTTGGACCAATTGAAACTCGTGCAACCGAAAATTACCGTCTGCAAATTTCCAACTCAACGAGTTTCAAGCAGTGCCCCGCCAACAAAGGAAAGCCACatctatttaatttcacaaATCACACCCCACTTCTTAGCTCTTGTTTCCTACAGTTGTATAATCGCTCCGCAACAGCTGTCCCTCCACAATATCCCAAACACAGCGGAATGTCACATTGGATGCCTGTTCTTTACCTTAAAAGACAGGACTTCCGCAAAGCTTTAAGACCGAATATGCTATTGCTGGGTCCTTTCTCATTAAAGAATTCCACAGTATGGTCCTTATCTACTAGTAGTCGCTACGAAAGACAGCATGCACGTGAAAaatatgtacaaaaaaaaaaaggaattccGCGTTatggtcctttttttttttttttttttttgcagtctATTTTATATTTACTCCTACTCCTACTTTAACCTATTTCTAATGGAGGGCTTAACTGGGCCAATGAGAGGACCTAACTGGGCCAATGAGAGGACCGACGGGAATTGAACCACTATCGGATCAGACGAATGCACAATATATCTATCTGAATTTTTTAGAAAGTCATTTAGTGTAGTATTTAGTGAGAGGCAAGATTTGAACCTGGTGGTGATCGATACTACTAGTAGTAACTACGAAGGACAGCATGCACCGCAAATGCATTGTCCGTCAGCTTACTACGATCCTTGGGTGCAGCCTTTCACTAGCACATAGTGCTAAACCATTTGACTACAGATCAAAGTGCAGATCTCTAAATAAGTCGCTACAAATctccaaacaaaaatttcagtttagtGTCCGTAGACTGGATTAAGAACAAATTAAACTATCCACCCCGCCATTATTCTATTAAACGTTTTGGTCGTTCAAAGGGCCAAAGTTGACAAGTCATAAGCAGAAAAATA
Protein-coding sequences here:
- the LOC113695095 gene encoding WD repeat-containing protein VIP3-like, whose amino-acid sequence is MKLTSPVIIENAHDDSIWTATWTLAPEDSAPILLTGSLDETVRLWDPKKDSCIRTNTGHCLGVVSVAANPSCRMAASASIDSFIRVFDVASNNTIATLEAPPSEVWQLQFNPEGTILAAAGGGSASVKLWDTVKWKEIATLSIPRPEGLKPSDKSGNKKFVLSVAWSLDGRHVACGSMDGTISVFDVTRAKFLHHLEGHCMPVRSLVYSRVDSRVLFSASDDGHVHVYDTEGKTLISTMSGHSSWVLSLDASPDGAAIATGSSDKTVRLWDLKMRAATQILSNHNDQVWAVAFGPPGSSLLASVSDDKCIAFYQYS